One genomic region from Pseudomonas sp. R5-89-07 encodes:
- a CDS encoding FimV/HubP family polar landmark protein gives MVQVRKLVLAIAAASALSSGMAQALQLGEMTLKSTLNQPLSVEIELLDVGGLTASEITPSLASSQAFVDAGVDRQAFLDELTFTPVVNPNGRSVVRVTSSKPLPDSYVRFLLQVQWPNGRLMRDYSVLLDPAKFDQPAPTASAPAPRLSAPVGTASVASKSAQHTTTARDTLWEIAEKNRNGGSVQQTMLAIQALNPDAFVDGNINRLKTGQVLRLPDTVQSTALAQPQAIAEVAAQNAAWRQGRRTAGQQVAGKAQLDATKRTETGNAPSSTNAKDNLSLVSAEAAKKGAAGKVGDSRALGDKLAMTQEQLDTTRRDNEELKSRAADLQSQLDKLQKLIQLKNDQLARLQAEKGDAAVPAAAATPAQLAGEPAPAAATPAAPAAVAEPAPEPAKPVVAPANNEGKFNELLTNPVVLGVLGGAAVILALLLLLLWARHRNARREEEKHLRMARALAEEPEFTSNIERDLPSDSFEGLEVPPPSVALAAAPAPAPARAAVAEPVAPTVASVLAPLATAVAPSSSDALAQAQSHIDRGHLNQAADVLEQAIKQEPKRSDLRLKLMEVYGLQNDKNGFVSQERQLVANGENHAQVEQLKGRFPAMAVLAAGVSAAVAAAALDAQYVKDLLEDKPAAPEPAPESFDTDFDLSLDDLEAASPAEVKDDQQTFETLLQQQTAANNSADDLSDFDLDLQLDAPASAQSDDDFLSGLEGQMKDVQAVEPPTLSPAALDDFDLPEDFDLSLADEPESAAKPDAFASELDDVNAELDRLSQSLEHPSMEPSFTAEDAAMGDDEPEFDFLSGSDEVATKLDLAQAYIDMGDADGAKDILSEVLTEGSEVQRGEAKEMLGRLA, from the coding sequence ATGGTTCAAGTTCGCAAACTGGTGTTAGCAATAGCGGCCGCCTCGGCGCTGTCCTCCGGTATGGCGCAGGCGCTGCAACTGGGGGAGATGACCCTCAAGTCGACATTGAACCAGCCGCTGTCGGTGGAAATCGAGTTGCTCGACGTCGGTGGCCTTACGGCCTCCGAGATCACCCCGAGCCTGGCCTCGTCCCAGGCGTTCGTCGATGCCGGTGTCGACCGCCAGGCCTTTCTCGACGAGCTGACCTTTACGCCAGTGGTCAATCCCAATGGCCGTAGCGTGGTGCGTGTCACCTCCAGCAAACCGCTGCCTGATTCCTATGTGCGCTTCCTGTTGCAAGTGCAGTGGCCCAATGGCCGACTCATGCGTGACTACAGCGTGCTGCTCGACCCTGCCAAGTTCGACCAGCCAGCACCGACCGCCAGCGCGCCAGCGCCGCGCTTGAGTGCGCCGGTCGGCACTGCGTCCGTCGCCAGCAAGTCTGCGCAACATACCACCACCGCTCGCGATACTTTGTGGGAAATTGCCGAGAAAAACCGCAATGGTGGCTCTGTGCAACAGACGATGCTGGCCATTCAGGCGCTCAACCCGGATGCCTTTGTCGATGGCAACATCAACCGCCTGAAAACCGGCCAGGTCCTGCGCCTGCCGGACACCGTGCAAAGCACCGCACTGGCGCAACCGCAAGCGATCGCCGAAGTGGCTGCGCAGAATGCCGCCTGGCGCCAGGGCCGCCGCACCGCTGGCCAGCAAGTGGCGGGCAAGGCCCAGTTGGATGCGACCAAGCGCACCGAGACGGGCAATGCGCCGTCGAGCACCAACGCCAAGGACAACTTGAGCCTGGTTTCGGCCGAGGCTGCCAAAAAAGGTGCAGCGGGAAAGGTGGGTGATAGTCGCGCGCTGGGCGACAAGCTGGCAATGACCCAGGAGCAGCTCGACACCACACGCCGCGACAATGAAGAGCTCAAAAGCCGCGCGGCAGATTTGCAAAGCCAGTTGGACAAGCTGCAAAAGCTGATCCAACTGAAGAATGACCAGCTGGCCCGGCTGCAGGCCGAGAAAGGTGATGCGGCGGTGCCCGCAGCGGCGGCGACGCCTGCCCAGTTGGCCGGTGAGCCGGCGCCAGCTGCCGCCACTCCGGCAGCCCCGGCCGCGGTGGCGGAGCCTGCTCCGGAGCCTGCCAAGCCGGTTGTCGCGCCTGCGAACAACGAAGGCAAATTCAACGAGCTTTTGACCAACCCTGTCGTGCTCGGCGTCCTCGGTGGCGCGGCGGTCATTCTGGCGTTGCTGCTCCTGCTGCTGTGGGCGCGCCATCGTAACGCCCGTCGTGAAGAGGAAAAACACCTGCGCATGGCGCGTGCCCTGGCTGAAGAGCCGGAGTTCACTTCCAATATCGAACGCGACCTGCCGTCCGACAGTTTCGAAGGCCTGGAAGTGCCGCCGCCAAGCGTCGCCCTGGCGGCCGCGCCTGCTCCCGCACCTGCACGTGCTGCGGTGGCTGAGCCCGTAGCGCCGACCGTCGCCTCCGTGCTGGCGCCGCTGGCGACTGCCGTGGCCCCGAGTTCCAGTGACGCGTTGGCACAGGCCCAGTCCCATATCGACCGTGGGCACCTGAACCAGGCGGCTGACGTGCTAGAGCAAGCCATCAAGCAGGAGCCCAAGCGCAGCGACCTGCGTTTGAAGCTGATGGAAGTGTATGGCTTGCAAAATGACAAGAACGGTTTTGTCAGCCAGGAGCGTCAACTGGTGGCCAATGGTGAAAACCACGCCCAGGTCGAGCAACTCAAAGGCCGTTTCCCGGCCATGGCGGTGTTGGCGGCGGGCGTGAGTGCCGCAGTCGCCGCCGCAGCCCTGGACGCGCAGTACGTCAAGGATTTGCTGGAAGACAAGCCGGCCGCGCCAGAGCCAGCGCCAGAGTCTTTCGATACCGATTTCGACCTGAGCCTGGACGACCTGGAGGCGGCATCGCCGGCTGAGGTCAAGGACGATCAGCAGACATTCGAGACGCTTCTTCAGCAGCAGACCGCCGCCAACAACAGCGCGGACGACCTCTCTGACTTTGACCTGGACCTGCAATTGGATGCACCGGCGTCCGCGCAGTCCGATGATGACTTCCTGTCGGGACTTGAAGGGCAGATGAAGGACGTGCAAGCCGTCGAGCCGCCGACCCTCAGCCCCGCAGCGCTGGATGACTTCGATCTGCCGGAAGATTTTGACCTCTCCCTGGCGGATGAGCCCGAATCGGCGGCCAAGCCAGATGCCTTCGCTTCGGAGCTGGACGACGTCAACGCTGAGTTGGACCGCCTGTCCCAGAGCCTGGAGCATCCGTCCATGGAGCCGTCCTTCACGGCTGAAGACGCGGCGATGGGTGATGATGAGCCCGAGTTCGATTTCCTGTCCGGCTCCGATGAAGTCGCCACCAAGCTCGATCTGGCCCAGGCCTATATCGACATGGGGGATGCCGATGGCGCCAAAGACATCCTTTCCGAAGTGCTGACCGAGGGCAGCGAGGTTCAGCGCGGCGAGGCCAAGGAAATGCTCGGCCGATTGGCGTAA
- a CDS encoding aspartate-semialdehyde dehydrogenase: MTQTFEIAVIGATGTVGETLVQILEELDFPVGTLYLLAGNNSAGASVPFRGKNLRVKEVDEFDFSKAQLAFFAAGPAVTLSFAPRAIAAGCSVIDLSGALPAEQAPPVVPEANAAELKGLKKPFQVASPSPCATHLAVVLAPLRGLLDIQRVNVTANLAVSALGREAVSELARQTAELLNVRPLEPTFFDRQVAFNLLAQVGTPDAQGHTALEKRLVHELRTLLETPLLKISATCVQAPVFFGDSLTVSLQLGAPADLAEVSRMLEAAPGIELVEAGDYPTAVGDAVGQDVVYVGRVRAGVDDPAELNLWLTSDNVRKGAALNAVQLAQLLIKGLA; encoded by the coding sequence ATGACCCAGACCTTTGAAATCGCCGTGATCGGCGCCACCGGTACCGTTGGCGAAACCCTGGTGCAGATTCTCGAAGAGCTGGACTTCCCGGTAGGCACTTTGTATCTGCTGGCGGGCAACAACTCCGCCGGTGCATCGGTACCGTTCCGCGGCAAGAACCTGCGGGTAAAAGAAGTCGATGAGTTCGACTTCAGCAAGGCGCAGTTGGCCTTCTTCGCGGCCGGCCCGGCAGTGACCCTGAGCTTCGCCCCACGTGCCATCGCCGCCGGTTGCTCGGTGATCGACCTGTCGGGCGCGTTGCCTGCCGAGCAGGCCCCGCCAGTGGTGCCCGAAGCCAATGCTGCTGAGCTCAAAGGCTTGAAAAAACCCTTCCAGGTCGCAAGCCCCAGCCCGTGCGCCACCCACCTGGCGGTGGTACTTGCGCCACTGCGCGGCCTGCTGGATATCCAGCGCGTGAACGTCACCGCCAACCTGGCCGTGTCTGCCCTGGGACGCGAGGCCGTCAGTGAGCTGGCCCGGCAAACCGCCGAGTTGTTGAATGTGCGCCCGCTGGAGCCGACCTTCTTTGATCGGCAAGTGGCCTTCAACCTGCTGGCACAAGTCGGCACGCCAGATGCCCAAGGTCATACAGCCCTGGAGAAACGTCTCGTACATGAGTTGCGTACCTTGCTGGAAACACCGTTGCTGAAGATTTCCGCAACCTGCGTTCAAGCCCCGGTGTTTTTTGGCGATAGCCTGACTGTGTCACTGCAGTTGGGGGCGCCGGCCGATCTGGCTGAGGTGAGCCGCATGCTGGAGGCGGCGCCTGGCATCGAGCTGGTGGAAGCGGGCGACTACCCAACGGCAGTGGGCGATGCGGTGGGTCAGGACGTTGTCTATGTAGGACGCGTACGCGCAGGTGTCGACGACCCGGCGGAACTAAATCTGTGGCTGACGTCAGATAACGTACGCAAAGGGGCTGCGCTGAACGCCGTGCAGCTGGCGCAGTTGTTGATAAAAGGCCTTGCGTAA